The proteins below are encoded in one region of Rhododendron vialii isolate Sample 1 chromosome 7a, ASM3025357v1:
- the LOC131331893 gene encoding flavonoid 3'-monooxygenase CYP75B137-like translates to MISDVLHKLLSTISNQWTWWWDVINEKDELARAVLTISIMLLLSIFFYLWTFHKSRNQITAPLPPGPCGLPIVGYLPFLDTNLHRQFAELANQYGPIYKLWLGKKLWVVLNSPSLAKEVVRDLDTVFADRDPPIAALAATYGGFDIAFAPYGSYWRTMRKVFVREMLSNTSLEDTYSLRRDEVKKTIRDLHSKIGTAVEISEITFLTEFNLVMGMLCGGTVDSQRADSVGTEFRAVLSKIIELIGKPNVSDFFPILARFDVQGVEREMKRLMQWVDRIFDPLLESGMSRREGGQEDGMKSKGKKDFIQILLELKEREDAAIPITLQQIKALLMDIVTGGTDTTATMVEWVMAELLHKPEVMKKVQEELSDIVGLDTVVEESHMPKLHYLDAVLKETFRLHPALPLLVPKRPNQSSIVGGYTIPKDTRVFLNIWAIHRDPEAWDDPSEFKPERFLSDASKWDYNGNNFQFLPFGSGRRICAGLPLAEKMVMYVLASLLHSFNWKVPEGEDIDLSDKFGIVMKKSKPLIAIPTQRLSSLKLYA, encoded by the exons ATGATTTCAGATGTTTTACACAAGCTTTTATCCACCATCTCCAACCAATGGACATGGTGGTGGGATGTCATCAACGAGAAAGACGAGCTCGCTCGAGCAGTTCTTACCATCTCAATTATGTTATTACTATCCATATTCTTCTACCTATGGACATTTCACAAGTCAAGAAACCAGATTACAGCTCCATTGCCACCTGGACCCTGCGGCTTGCCTATAGTCGGATACCTCCCCTTTCTAGACACAAACTTGCACCGTCAATTTGCCGAATTAGCTAACCAATACGGCCCAATCTACAAGCTATGGCTCGGGAAAAAACTGTGGGTCGTGTTAAACTCGCCGTCTCTAGCAAAAGAGGTTGTTCGCGACCTGGACACGGTTTTCGCCGACCGCGACCCTCCTATCGCAGCATTAGCTGCCACCTATGGAGGATTTGATATCGCTTTTGCTCCATACGGCTCCTACTGGCGCACCATGCGTAAAGTGTTTGTCAGAGAGATGTTGAGTAACACTAGCTTGGAGGATACTTACAGTCTCCGAAGAGACGAGGTCAAAAAGACGATCAGAGACTTGCATAGCAAGATTGGCACGGCCGTGGAAATCAGCGAAATAACGTTTCTGACGGAATTCAACTTGGTAATGGGCATGTTGTGTGGAGGCACGGTTGATAGCCAGAGGGCCGATAGCGTTGGTACAGAGTTTCGAGCCGTGTTATCTAAAATCATCGAGCTGATTGGAAAGCCGAACGTGTCTGATTTCTTCCCGATTCTTGCCAGGTTTGATGTGCAGGGAGTGGAGAGGGAAATGAAGAGGCTGATGCAATGGGTTGATCGAATTTTTGATCCTCTACTAGAGTCGGGAATGAgtaggagagagggaggccAGGAGGATGGAATGAAGAGCAAAGGGAAGAAGGATTTTATTCAGATCCTGTTGGAACTCAAGGAGCGGGAAGATGCTGCAATACCAATTACTCTGCAACAAATTAAGGCCCTGTTAATG GACATTGTGACGGGCGGAACAGACACTACAGCGACCATGGTGGAGTGGGTGATGGCAGAGCTCCTACATAAACCAGAGGTAATGAAAAAAGTACAAGAAGAATTATCAGACATTGTAGGACTGGACACCGTTGTCGAAGAGTCCCACATGCCCAAATTACACTACCTGGACGCCGTTTTAAAGGAAACATTCAGACTACACCCCGCACTCCCTCTCTTAGTCCCAAAGCGTCCAAACCAATCGTCCATAGTCGGTGGATACACTATACCAAAGGATACCCGAGTGTTCTTGAACATTTGGGCAATTCATAGGGATCCTGAGGCTTGGGATGATCCGTCCGAGTTTAAGCCTGAGAGATTCTTGAGTGATGCTAGCAAATGGGACTACAATGGAAACAATTTTCAGTTTCTACCGTTTGGATCAGGGAGGAGAATTTGTGCTGGGCTTCCCTTGGCTGAGAAAATGGTGATGTATGTGTTGGCTTCACTTTTGCATTCATTCAATTGGAAAGTGCCGGAGGGTGAAGACATTGATCTTTCTGACAAGTTTGGGATTGTTATGAAGAAAAGCAAACCTCTGATTGCCATCCCGACGCAAAGGTTATCTAGCTTGAAGCTTTATGCATAA